TACGGCAAGGACTTGCGGATCATGGGCGGAGTGAACAAACTGGAGTTGGGCAAGGGGCCAAAAGCCATAAAAGCATACCTGGAAACTCTTGTGCCGCTCGTGGAACGCGGCGGCTATATTCCTTTCTGCGATCACCGCTGCCCGCCGAATGTCAAACCGGAAGATTATCTGTATTATCTTGATCTCAAGGAAAGGATGTTCGGAATAAAATGACAAAACGCGATGTAGTCCGGCTCGTGCTTAACGGCAAACGCCCGCCCTATGTTCCCTGGTCTTTTGCATTCACTTGCGAGGCATGGGAAAAAATCGTCCGCCATTTCGGCTCCGACGCGGCTACGGAGGCTAAATTGCATAATCACATGCGCGGGTTTGGCCCGGATAGATTTGAGAATGTCGGCAATGACTGCGTGCGCGATATGTTCGGAGTTACCTGGGACCGGAGCGTGGACAAGGATATCGGCAACGTCAAGGGGCATTTTTTGCCGGAACCGACCCTGAAGGGCTATAAGTTCCCCGATCCGCTGGAAAAGCGGGTTTTTGCGGACTTACCCGGGGAAATCAAAAAACACAATGATTGTTTCCTTGAGTTCAGCATCGGCTTTTCCCTCTACGAGCGTGCCTGGACATTGCGCGGGATGGAAAACCTGATGATGGATTTTTATGATCATCCCGATTTTGTCCGGGATCTTTTAAGAACGATAGCGGATTCCAACATTGTGAATTATTTGATGAGCTTATTTCCATCGGCCTGAATTGTTTTAATCCTTTTCAACCCGAAGTCATGGACGTGGAAGCTCTCATCAAAAAGTATCGGGGAAGGCTGGCCTTCTTCGGCGGCCTTTCAACCCAAAAAACGCTCCCTTACGGAACGGCGGAAGACGTCAGAAAAGAAACCCGGCGCCTGCTGGAACTGGGGCGCGAAGGCGGTTATATTCTGGCTCCGGCGCATGCCGTTGAAGGCGACGTTCCCCTGGAAAACATGCTGGCTTTTATTGACACGGTCCGGGAACAGCAGGAGTTTAATTAGGATTAATTCCCCCCGCGAAAGATGAAAAAAACGGCGCCGCAAAGGCAGAGTCCCGCGTAAACAAAGTCCATCCGGACGGATTGCTTCATATAAAATACGGCAAAGGGAACGAAAACCGAAAGCGTGATCACCTCCTGCAAAATCTTCAACTGCGAAAGCGAAAGCGCCTGAAAACCTATTCGATTGGCGGGAACCTGCAACAGGTATTCGAAAAGCGCGATCCCCCAGCTCACAATCGCGGCAATCACCCAGGGACGGTTGCCAAGGTTCTTCAGATGTCCATACCATGCAAAGGTCATGAAAATATTCGACAGCATCAAAAGCAGAATTGTCTTTAAAAAAACCGGCATGCGGCTCTCCTCCTCCTTTCTCGCGTAAAAGTTGTTGGCGCCGATTATTGCCGAATTATTTGCGCTGTCAATTATCTTCAGGAAGTCTGAAAAGGCGCCTGCCATATTTTCGTCTCTTTAGATCCGAAATAAAGCGCTTCCGCATCAACCTGCAGGGCATCCTTGACATCGTCGTCAATTTTGGCAACCAGTTGAGCGAGGCATCCGCATTCCACCGCTTTCTTCGGCAACCCCAAAAAGTCACGAAGTTTTTGGTAAGCAACCACGTGAATTCCGGAACAATCCGTTCCGGCCAGATCATACGGATAACGGTCCACCGAACGACGATCAACTGCCGCCAAAACTCTTTCTCTGCCAGTCATTTGTCCTCCTGTTCAATTGTTGCCGCTTTTACCAATTGCGCATAAATCCAATGCCCGAAGTCATTCGGATGATTGACGTTGTTGGCGGCAAGGCTCTCAACGCTTTTGCGCGCCAGCATCCTTTCCCAGCAGGAAGTCACGTCCGCAAAGGAATATCCGTTATTATCGGCGATCCCCCGCAGTACCGCGCGCAATTCCAGAAGCCGTCCCGAGGTGTGGCGCCAGCGCGGGTTGGGAAGCATCGGCGAAACAAGCGCGATCAACGCATCCGGGTTCGCTTTTTTTGCCGAAGCGCATATCGCGTTGAGATTGGCCATGAATTTTCCGGGCGGTGTTGCGATGTCTCCGGAAGCGCCGCGGTTTTGATCGTTCATTCCAAAGCCGATCAGGACAATATCAGGTTTGAGCGGCGCCAGTTCGCGCTCGAAGGCCGTAACACCCCGCTCTGACGCCATTCCGCCGACCGCCTTGTTATAGACGCGAAACGACACCCCGTGATATTTCCGCTCAAGCGCGTCCGCCCATTGCCAGGCATAGGAACGTTCGGAAACAGTGGCGTCACAGCCATAGGTGATGCTGTCCCCGATGATGCCGATGGTCATTTGTTTTTTTTCGAAACAATCCGGGAAAAGCCGATTGCCGGGTTCGGAAGAAAGCATCGGCGGTTCGTCCGCAGCAAACGCGTAGTCGCAATAGACGGTAAATCGCGCATTGCCGAAATCCGCGGCTTCACGATGGTCGAATCGTTCCCGTCCGTAAAAAACATGATCGCGATAGTCCGGAATGCGCGAGCCGGGAGTGCGGCAAAGAGCGCCGTTTTCATGGTCAACTGCGTAGTCCTTGCCCTCTTCATAAATAATTACGCCCTGATCGAAATCGAGATATTTCGAGCGCAACGCGACGCTTCCGGGAATGATGCGCGCCTGTAAAAGCCGTTCGGGATTTGTCCCGGCAAACACAAGACTTTCCCCGAATACGGTGTTTTGAAGGTTAAATTCCTGTCTTAAAAAACGCATATCATGTCCTGGAACTTACAGAAGATCACGCAGCAATCTCAAATCACGCCACGAAAGAATGTGCGTCTGATCCCGCCGGCGATTCTCTTCCCCGCCGTAAACGAGCCATGCCTTGGAACGATGCGGAAGCGCCAACTTCAGCCAGTGGTCAACACCTTTAAAAAAATCGCCATTCAGTGTCTGGCCGGATTTAATTTCCACAGGAATCAGTTCGTCCGCTTTTTCAATAATAGTATCCACCTCGTTACCGGCGCGGTCCCGCCAAAAATAAAGGTTTGACGTTAACCCCCGGTTAAAACGCGCTTTGATCATTTCGGAAATTACCAAATTCTCAAACAGAACTCCGCGCTGGGGGTGCGTCATGATCTGATCCGCATTCTGAATGGCCAAAAGCCAGCAAACCAGTCCGGTATCATAAAAATACATTTTCGGCATTTTTATAATCCGTTTGTTAAAATTACGATGATGCGGCTGGAGCAGAAAGACGATATAGCTGGCTTCCAGGATGGAAATCCAGGCGCGGGCGGTATTGTGCGTGATCCCGGCGTCGGCCGCCAACTGCGACAAGTTCACGAGCTGTCCGACGCGACCCGCGCATAACCTGACAAATCGTTGAAACGCGTTCAGATCCCGAACATCTATCATTTTTCGCACATCCCGCTCAATA
This DNA window, taken from Kiritimatiellia bacterium, encodes the following:
- a CDS encoding SGNH/GDSL hydrolase family protein; the encoded protein is MRFLRQEFNLQNTVFGESLVFAGTNPERLLQARIIPGSVALRSKYLDFDQGVIIYEEGKDYAVDHENGALCRTPGSRIPDYRDHVFYGRERFDHREAADFGNARFTVYCDYAFAADEPPMLSSEPGNRLFPDCFEKKQMTIGIIGDSITYGCDATVSERSYAWQWADALERKYHGVSFRVYNKAVGGMASERGVTAFERELAPLKPDIVLIGFGMNDQNRGASGDIATPPGKFMANLNAICASAKKANPDALIALVSPMLPNPRWRHTSGRLLELRAVLRGIADNNGYSFADVTSCWERMLARKSVESLAANNVNHPNDFGHWIYAQLVKAATIEQEDK
- a CDS encoding ATP-binding protein, which produces MIKREIAPIIKELVRGYSALALTGPRQSGKTTLAKYVFPDKPYVSLENPDLRELALQDPRGFLEKYRAGAILDEIQNCPALFSYLQEIMDSSDKMGRFILTGSQQFGLLSGITQSLAGRIAMVQLLPFSYLEMYGGKSPALQETMFRGFYPPVHNRKLNPTIWYANYIQTYIERDVRKMIDVRDLNAFQRFVRLCAGRVGQLVNLSQLAADAGITHNTARAWISILEASYIVFLLQPHHRNFNKRIIKMPKMYFYDTGLVCWLLAIQNADQIMTHPQRGVLFENLVISEMIKARFNRGLTSNLYFWRDRAGNEVDTIIEKADELIPVEIKSGQTLNGDFFKGVDHWLKLALPHRSKAWLVYGGEENRRRDQTHILSWRDLRLLRDLL
- a CDS encoding uroporphyrinogen decarboxylase family protein; its protein translation is MDVEALIKKYRGRLAFFGGLSTQKTLPYGTAEDVRKETRRLLELGREGGYILAPAHAVEGDVPLENMLAFIDTVREQQEFN
- a CDS encoding DMT family protein, which produces MPVFLKTILLLMLSNIFMTFAWYGHLKNLGNRPWVIAAIVSWGIALFEYLLQVPANRIGFQALSLSQLKILQEVITLSVFVPFAVFYMKQSVRMDFVYAGLCLCGAVFFIFRGGN